One region of uncultured Methanolobus sp. genomic DNA includes:
- a CDS encoding PGF-pre-PGF domain-containing protein, producing MILLCTGIASAATYSGGSGTIDKPYQLSSDSDIDNLSATSDDWGYNFTLTNDITLVGNHTPIANQSIPFTGDFDGDGYTIKNLTVYTDNKAGFFAYIGNDAYIHDIGIEASSKGIVTSTIAPSGILAGSNKGTINNIYVIGNVTGADAGGLIGENSGGTITNSYANSTVDGLFAGGLIGVNDNANITNCYATGNVSGGFSAGGLIGNNNNANITNCYATGNVASTFSASGLIGENSDANVINCYHSNGLEDTYSTSTSYENFTNFSFVSGPSGLNWNASGNIITTEYNPNFVWRINDGSSLPYFQEHPYSGGSGTADDPYQLSNDADIDELSATSADWGMNFTLTQDIILVGNHTPIGNSETQFTGDFEGSGFAIQNMTVYQTGDYAGFFGYAGSGANIHDLGIEISSDGVFSTTNYVGGLVGRNNGAVSNSYATGNVTGSLNVGGLVGFNVGTVSTVSNSYATGNVTGSSNVGGLVGYNNGGTVSNSFATGTVSGSSESVGGLVGLTNVDTVINSYYSGNPNNGIGTYSSFTNFTSFAFISGSSGLNWNESGNNITTADDSNYIWKIIDGYTLPYFQYQDTPSPLAPYVETISPSSGANNTDSSTLFWINITGCCFNVTDPIFVNLTMSGRDPVTGTIDSRTYTTINATFNLTKAIEGDWSLYVINPNGQNSTAKTFTVDSLFTPSVPESFTNITGNFWVNHSWSADTSGTTDSYNISIGESWENGTTNNFYNHTGLSSHAWSNITVYAYNATDFTLSEGFSDKVQIPNNEIRILNVTDITTSEGETISFDINCTVDTDGDTPVFDCNRSSLFDDFNTSTGEGLWNIDFNDAGTYHIEFNVSDGYGSIDSKVMNVTVSNVPTMRVGSGSDNDYSSIQEAINDADDGDTIIVTDGIYNENVVVNKSVTLRSENGSTTTNINASDSSDHVFNVTVDNVTIDGFNVTGVTSSEVAGIYLGYSNNSIVTNNVVNNNSRGIVLDHSENNTLSSNIANNNSYYGIYLSSSSHNALDDNDIYNNYYGIRLSSSSDHNTLTDNTAMNNTRYGMYFGSSDNNTLTSNDANYNGRYGIYLSSSNNNTLTDNVASYNTYTYIEPASMSINPIVNPEEISGGPATGIFIGYSAYNILNGNTANYNEGSNGVLMASNSNAVSPNSELGSAYSCGFSLYNSENITLTGNTAIGNDDYEFYSRSSTNCTIDNLEIDTGSMELSFVPIYDGTAIRSNETISTGPSGKANVNGYLDIGLLEDMNMTIFYDDSGMSSSIESSVTLYKLNGNEWVAVPNATLNTSGNFVSVNLDSGVSVDIASIADYTSTYGLFKSVPSSNSGSDDDGVRASVSQGQNPAIVSNSASSVKRVTGGSEVNYDFSDSGTPVLGVSFDAKDDKGLVVSKVQVLSSTPEGVPASSGHSYQIMSIDVGSEGTISSASADNIMIHFKVSKQWIEENDIDLSTIRMTRYHGDQWNDLPTSQESEDGEYYYFYAETPGFSVFNVVGDEIGETSEQDTASASIVEEESEPVEEEETSGIPGFTAIAGVVFVLLSVILRRRQKFE from the coding sequence ATGATACTTTTATGCACAGGAATAGCTTCAGCTGCCACCTACTCAGGCGGCAGCGGCACAATAGACAAACCATATCAACTTTCATCTGACAGTGACATTGATAATCTGTCAGCAACTTCTGATGATTGGGGTTATAATTTCACACTAACAAACGACATCACACTTGTGGGTAATCATACTCCTATTGCTAATCAAAGCATTCCATTCACAGGTGATTTTGATGGGGATGGATATACAATAAAAAATCTGACTGTTTACACTGACAACAAAGCTGGATTCTTTGCTTATATAGGCAATGACGCATACATCCATGATATTGGAATCGAAGCAAGTTCAAAAGGTATCGTTACATCAACAATAGCTCCGAGTGGTATTCTTGCAGGTTCCAATAAGGGTACAATAAACAACATTTATGTTATTGGTAATGTCACTGGTGCAGATGCAGGTGGCCTTATAGGAGAGAATAGTGGTGGTACGATAACAAATAGTTATGCCAATAGTACTGTTGATGGCCTTTTTGCTGGTGGATTAATTGGAGTAAATGATAATGCAAATATAACCAATTGTTATGCCACTGGTAATGTTTCTGGAGGGTTCTCTGCCGGTGGACTGATCGGAAATAATAACAATGCAAATATAACCAATTGTTATGCCACTGGTAATGTTGCTTCGACTTTTTCTGCCAGTGGTCTTATCGGAGAGAATAGTGATGCAAATGTAATTAATTGTTATCATTCCAATGGTTTGGAAGATACTTATTCAACGTCTACATCTTATGAAAACTTTACAAATTTTTCCTTTGTTTCAGGACCATCAGGCCTTAATTGGAATGCAAGCGGCAATATAATTACAACGGAATATAATCCAAATTTCGTCTGGAGAATAAATGATGGTTCCAGTCTTCCATATTTCCAGGAACATCCTTACTCCGGAGGTAGCGGTACAGCAGATGATCCATATCAACTATCAAATGATGCTGATATCGACGAACTTTCCGCAACATCTGCTGATTGGGGAATGAACTTCACACTAACACAGGACATCATACTTGTAGGCAATCATACTCCTATTGGTAATTCCGAAACTCAGTTTACAGGTGATTTTGAGGGAAGCGGATTTGCCATCCAGAACATGACCGTTTATCAGACTGGAGACTATGCCGGATTCTTTGGATATGCAGGTTCCGGCGCTAATATCCATGATCTGGGAATAGAAATAAGTTCAGATGGTGTTTTTTCAACAACAAATTATGTCGGCGGTCTTGTCGGGCGGAATAATGGTGCTGTGAGCAACAGTTATGCCACTGGCAACGTCACTGGTAGTTTAAATGTCGGCGGTCTTGTCGGGTTTAATGTTGGTACTGTGAGTACTGTGAGCAACAGTTATGCCACTGGCAATGTCACTGGTAGTTCAAATGTCGGCGGTCTCGTCGGGTATAATAATGGTGGTACTGTGAGCAACAGTTTTGCCACTGGTACTGTCAGTGGTTCTAGTGAATCTGTCGGCGGTCTTGTCGGGTTGACTAATGTAGATACTGTGATCAACAGTTATTATTCCGGCAATCCGAATAATGGCATTGGTACTTACAGCTCCTTTACCAACTTCACCAGTTTCGCATTCATTTCAGGCAGTTCCGGCCTTAACTGGAACGAAAGCGGCAACAATATCACAACAGCAGATGATTCCAACTACATATGGAAAATAATAGATGGTTATACCCTCCCATACTTCCAGTATCAGGATACTCCCTCTCCTCTTGCTCCATATGTAGAAACAATTTCCCCGAGCAGTGGTGCTAACAACACAGACAGCAGTACATTATTCTGGATAAACATCACTGGATGTTGCTTCAACGTCACAGATCCTATATTTGTAAATCTAACAATGAGTGGCCGGGATCCAGTTACCGGAACAATTGATAGCCGAACTTATACTACTATCAATGCCACATTCAATCTGACAAAAGCAATTGAAGGTGACTGGTCTCTGTACGTCATCAATCCGAATGGTCAGAACTCAACTGCAAAGACTTTTACAGTCGATTCACTTTTCACACCATCAGTTCCTGAAAGTTTCACAAACATTACAGGCAATTTCTGGGTGAACCATAGCTGGAGTGCAGATACAAGCGGTACAACTGATTCTTATAATATCAGCATTGGTGAAAGTTGGGAGAATGGCACAACGAACAATTTCTACAACCATACCGGGCTCTCTTCACATGCCTGGTCTAACATAACAGTCTATGCATACAATGCCACAGATTTCACACTTTCAGAAGGATTCAGTGACAAGGTTCAGATCCCTAACAATGAGATACGTATTCTCAATGTAACAGACATCACAACCAGTGAAGGAGAAACTATCAGTTTTGACATCAACTGCACAGTAGATACCGACGGTGATACGCCGGTATTTGACTGTAACAGAAGTTCACTGTTCGATGACTTCAACACCAGCACAGGTGAAGGTTTATGGAACATTGATTTCAACGATGCAGGAACTTATCACATTGAATTTAATGTAAGTGATGGTTATGGTTCAATTGATTCTAAGGTAATGAATGTCACTGTATCAAATGTTCCAACAATGCGTGTTGGAAGCGGTTCTGATAATGATTATTCAAGTATTCAGGAAGCAATAAATGATGCAGATGACGGTGACACAATAATTGTAACTGATGGTATTTACAATGAAAATGTTGTTGTCAACAAGAGTGTTACACTTCGTTCAGAGAATGGGTCAACAACTACTAATATAAATGCAAGTGATTCATCAGACCACGTATTCAATGTAACTGTGGACAATGTAACAATTGATGGGTTCAATGTTACAGGCGTAACTAGCTCTGAGGTAGCTGGTATTTACCTTGGTTATTCAAATAACAGTATAGTAACAAACAATGTTGTAAACAACAATAGCCGTGGTATTGTTCTTGATCATTCAGAAAATAATACACTGAGTAGCAACATTGCTAATAACAATAGTTACTATGGTATCTATTTGTCTTCTTCAAGCCACAACGCATTGGATGACAACGATATTTACAATAATTACTATGGAATTCGTCTGTCATCCTCAAGCGACCACAATACGCTGACAGATAATACTGCAATGAACAATACCCGATATGGAATGTATTTTGGTTCATCAGACAACAATACACTTACATCCAATGATGCAAACTATAACGGCCGATACGGAATTTATCTGAGTTCATCAAACAATAATACTCTGACAGACAATGTTGCCAGTTACAACACCTATACTTATATTGAACCAGCTTCAATGTCTATTAATCCTATTGTAAACCCTGAGGAAATTTCAGGTGGACCAGCCACAGGTATCTTTATTGGTTACTCTGCTTACAACATTCTGAATGGCAATACCGCCAATTATAATGAAGGCAGTAACGGGGTTCTGATGGCATCTAATTCCAATGCAGTATCTCCAAATAGTGAGTTGGGCTCAGCTTATTCCTGTGGATTCTCTCTCTATAACTCAGAGAATATCACCCTTACAGGTAACACTGCAATAGGAAATGATGACTATGAATTCTATTCCAGATCATCTACAAATTGTACAATTGATAATCTGGAGATAGATACAGGTTCCATGGAACTTTCATTTGTACCGATTTATGATGGAACTGCAATAAGAAGCAACGAAACAATCTCTACCGGTCCTTCTGGTAAAGCAAATGTAAATGGCTACCTGGATATTGGTCTCCTTGAAGATATGAATATGACTATCTTCTATGACGATTCAGGTATGAGCAGTTCTATTGAGTCATCAGTAACTCTGTACAAACTGAATGGAAATGAGTGGGTTGCTGTTCCAAATGCAACACTTAATACATCTGGTAATTTTGTATCTGTAAATCTTGATTCCGGTGTTAGTGTAGACATAGCGTCAATAGCGGATTACACAAGTACCTACGGACTCTTCAAGAGTGTTCCAAGTTCCAACAGTGGTTCAGATGATGATGGGGTTCGTGCATCGGTCAGCCAGGGTCAGAACCCTGCAATAGTTTCAAACTCTGCATCTTCTGTGAAGCGTGTAACAGGTGGTTCAGAAGTTAATTATGACTTCTCTGATAGCGGCACACCTGTTTTGGGTGTCAGTTTTGATGCAAAGGATGACAAAGGTCTGGTAGTTTCCAAAGTGCAGGTACTTTCCAGTACTCCTGAAGGAGTTCCAGCTTCTTCCGGTCATTCTTACCAGATAATGAGCATTGATGTTGGAAGTGAAGGAACTATCTCTTCAGCTAGTGCAGACAATATCATGATTCATTTCAAGGTAAGTAAACAGTGGATAGAAGAGAACGACATCGATCTTTCTACAATCCGCATGACAAGGTATCATGGTGACCAGTGGAACGACCTTCCAACATCTCAGGAAAGTGAAGATGGTGAATACTACTATTTCTATGCTGAAACACCGGGATTCTCTGTTTTCAATGTTGTCGGAGATGAGATTGGTGAAACATCTGAGCAGGATACTGCATCTGCATCAATAGTTGAAGAAGAATCAGAACCTGTTGAGGAAGAGGAAACATCTGGCATTCCCGGATTTACTGCAATTGCAGGTGTTGTGTTTGTTTTACTTTCTGTTATTTTGAGAAGAAGACAGAAATTTGAATAA
- a CDS encoding NosD domain-containing protein, with amino-acid sequence MELYGSDNTVTNNIVTGNYYGIYVYYSDNNTITGNTINNNSDNGIHMRTATNNQISENTLNANDQGIHLSLSSNNNTLINNTINDSSDVGFYILSSINNTVAENTLYNNSAYGMYIVSSSHYNTLSNNNINGGDTAGINMDSSTYNTLSGNEVNGDSYGIRLIAAMNSTLTNNNATSDSGTGIYLSYSSNSTLTSNNASDNSGTGIYLSGSVNCVLTDNIVRDNGFYGINMQTDSNNNTLTYNTVSNNSNYGLRLQDSDYCTLADNIVSNNSQSGILLFMSNHNELTNNTVFENTNSGIHLSNSANCTLLDNQVNNSDEYNTGYRYLYLGTSPDNVVTSLLVNDGMAELGFTSNSSYSSIGWASELEYPHPTGKTGINGNYWITTPINMDAEFFYNDTDMNSTTEADIELYVKPLSSSEWNEVAGSSLDTDNNSVSATLTMSGYYALVVSDGSSSGDDDDSPGDSSSGSSTTRSSSSSSSRTSVSPGQDSSIVTSTVTSVKRIISGSEIDYEFSGSDTPVLGVSFDAKDDEGLVVAKVEVLSEAPSGVSQHSSKAYQMMSINVGSEGTISSGNADNIQIRFKVSKGWIEQNNIDITTIRMTRYHDDQWNDLPTYQESEDGEYIYLYAETPGFSIFGVVGDEITASSDQVPASASITEEVAEPVAEKETKDTPGFTALAGVVFVSLVVLTRKNKNLRER; translated from the coding sequence ATTGAGTTGTATGGTTCGGACAATACTGTTACAAATAACATAGTAACAGGAAATTATTATGGCATTTATGTATATTATTCAGACAATAATACTATTACAGGAAATACCATTAACAATAATTCAGACAATGGTATCCACATGAGGACAGCAACAAACAATCAAATTTCAGAAAATACCTTAAATGCAAATGACCAGGGTATTCACCTGAGCCTATCATCTAACAATAATACTCTGATTAACAACACAATCAATGATTCATCAGATGTTGGATTTTATATTTTATCAAGTATTAATAATACAGTAGCAGAAAATACTCTTTACAATAATTCTGCGTATGGTATGTACATTGTAAGTTCATCCCACTACAATACACTGTCAAACAATAATATAAATGGAGGCGATACGGCCGGTATCAACATGGACTCTAGCACTTATAATACGCTTTCGGGCAATGAGGTCAACGGTGATAGTTATGGTATTCGTCTGATTGCTGCAATGAACAGCACACTAACAAACAACAACGCAACAAGTGATTCCGGTACTGGTATTTACCTGTCTTATTCAAGCAACAGTACGTTAACGAGTAATAATGCAAGTGATAATTCTGGAACAGGCATTTATCTTTCCGGTTCAGTGAACTGTGTCCTGACTGACAATATTGTACGGGACAACGGTTTTTATGGCATTAATATGCAAACAGATTCTAATAATAATACTTTGACTTACAATACTGTAAGTAATAATTCCAATTATGGACTTCGTCTACAAGATTCAGATTATTGCACTCTGGCAGACAATATTGTTAGCAACAATAGTCAGTCCGGTATTCTTCTATTTATGTCGAATCATAATGAACTGACAAACAATACTGTTTTTGAAAATACTAATTCTGGCATTCATCTTTCTAACTCTGCTAATTGTACTCTCCTGGATAATCAGGTAAATAATAGTGATGAATACAATACCGGATACAGGTATTTATACCTGGGAACATCACCAGATAACGTAGTGACTTCTTTACTTGTCAATGATGGAATGGCAGAACTTGGTTTCACATCAAATAGTTCCTATAGTTCCATAGGATGGGCTTCTGAACTTGAGTACCCACATCCTACAGGTAAGACCGGAATCAACGGTAATTATTGGATCACTACTCCTATCAACATGGATGCAGAGTTCTTCTACAATGACACTGATATGAATTCAACTACCGAAGCAGATATTGAACTCTATGTAAAACCTTTAAGTAGTTCAGAATGGAATGAAGTTGCAGGATCATCTCTTGACACAGACAATAACTCAGTCTCAGCAACTCTGACAATGTCCGGTTACTATGCTCTGGTAGTAAGCGATGGTTCTTCAAGTGGTGATGACGATGATTCACCAGGAGATAGTTCATCCGGCAGCAGCACAACCCGCAGCAGTTCCTCATCAAGCTCCCGTACATCAGTCAGTCCGGGACAGGATTCTTCAATAGTAACAAGCACTGTTACGTCTGTAAAGCGTATCATTTCAGGTTCGGAAATTGACTATGAGTTCTCTGGCAGTGACACACCTGTTCTTGGTGTAAGCTTTGATGCAAAAGACGATGAAGGTCTTGTTGTAGCCAAAGTTGAGGTTCTTTCAGAAGCGCCTTCAGGAGTATCTCAGCATTCAAGCAAGGCTTACCAGATGATGAGTATTAATGTTGGAAGCGAAGGAACTATTTCCTCAGGCAATGCAGACAACATCCAAATACGCTTCAAGGTAAGCAAAGGGTGGATAGAACAGAACAACATCGATATTACCACTATCCGCATGACAAGGTATCATGATGATCAGTGGAATGACCTTCCAACCTATCAGGAAAGTGAAGATGGTGAGTATATCTATTTATACGCTGAAACTCCGGGTTTCTCAATATTTGGAGTTGTGGGAGATGAGATAACTGCAAGTTCTGATCAGGTTCCTGCATCAGCATCAATTACTGAAGAAGTCGCGGAACCTGTAGCAGAAAAGGAAACAAAAGACACTCCTGGATTCACTGCTCTTGCAGGAGTTGTGTTCGTTTCACTTGTGGTTCTGACCAGGAAAAATAAGAATCTGAGAGAGCGATAA
- a CDS encoding GyrI-like domain-containing protein, with amino-acid sequence MISLEILKEPSITEIEERTVAYVSFTGNYLGNAEVFSELFGKLFNWVAPKQEQLTGPDTVMLSAYYDDPAVTPPDKLKLEVCMSIPEEAEVEGEIKKKKLPGGKYVILSVELTGPEEYAAAWEKVVKWLIQNNLEIDMSRASYEVYLNSPEEHPKGHHIVDICMPVN; translated from the coding sequence GTGATAAGTTTGGAAATATTAAAAGAACCATCAATAACAGAGATAGAAGAACGGACAGTGGCCTATGTCTCATTCACAGGCAACTACCTTGGAAACGCTGAAGTGTTTTCGGAGCTATTTGGCAAACTCTTCAACTGGGTTGCTCCGAAACAGGAACAACTAACAGGACCGGATACTGTTATGCTCTCGGCTTACTACGATGACCCGGCAGTAACCCCACCGGATAAACTAAAACTGGAAGTCTGCATGAGTATTCCGGAAGAAGCGGAAGTTGAGGGAGAGATCAAGAAGAAAAAACTTCCCGGTGGAAAATATGTGATACTGAGTGTGGAACTTACCGGACCGGAGGAGTATGCCGCTGCCTGGGAAAAGGTCGTTAAATGGCTGATTCAGAACAATCTTGAAATTGACATGTCAAGGGCAAGTTATGAAGTCTACCTGAACTCACCGGAAGAGCATCCGAAAGGACATCATATTGTAGATATCTGCATGCCGGTTAATTGA
- a CDS encoding symporter small accessory protein: MLGIDDPQIWLAYILCFVSAIGCIIYGALKWNDDSDDEEVD; this comes from the coding sequence ATGCTTGGAATAGATGACCCACAGATATGGCTGGCTTACATACTCTGTTTTGTAAGTGCCATTGGCTGCATTATCTATGGAGCCCTTAAATGGAACGATGATTCCGACGATGAAGAGGTGGACTAA
- a CDS encoding sodium:solute symporter family protein — MALSTPVLGIIILIYLMVIFYLGWLGYKKTKETEDYMVAGRKIHPYILALSYGATFISTSAIIGFGGAAGALGMGLLWLAFMNIFVGIFIAFVVFGSKTRRVGLNLGAVTFPELLGRRFQSRFIQGFSGALIGIFMPLYAGIVLIGGARFLESTLNINYDIAVLILTIIVAAYVITGGLIAVMYTDALQGTLMFIGMIFLLVFTYIKMGGVTAAHSALTAMNDLVPESLAAGGHLGWTSMPAFGTPIWWTLVSTLVLGVGIGVVAQPQLAVRFMTVKNDTALNRAVLVGGPFILMMTGVAFTVGALSNAYFYDTLGQISVVVAGGNTDLIMPEFINSAMPDTFVVLFMLTLLAAAMSTLSSQFHTMGTSIGHDFYREFIKKGELGQTINITRAAIAFTILASVILAYVLPISIIARATAIFFGLCAAAFLPMYTGALFWKRMTKEGAVASLLVGTFSSLFWLTFVHKSEAVPLGISKAIFGVDTILTGTWTVVDPILVATPIAFVVAIVVSLMTKPTPQEHLDVCYK, encoded by the coding sequence ATGGCACTCAGTACACCCGTTCTAGGAATAATTATACTTATATACCTCATGGTGATCTTTTATCTTGGATGGCTTGGATACAAGAAAACAAAAGAAACCGAAGACTACATGGTAGCCGGAAGGAAGATACACCCATACATCCTGGCACTATCTTACGGTGCTACATTTATCAGTACTTCAGCAATCATCGGTTTTGGTGGAGCTGCCGGTGCCCTTGGCATGGGACTTTTATGGCTTGCATTCATGAACATTTTTGTTGGAATATTCATCGCATTCGTAGTATTCGGTTCAAAAACCCGCCGTGTGGGACTTAACCTTGGTGCAGTCACATTCCCTGAACTTCTCGGAAGGCGTTTCCAGTCAAGGTTCATACAGGGATTTTCCGGAGCACTAATAGGTATATTCATGCCATTGTACGCTGGGATTGTACTTATCGGAGGAGCAAGATTCCTCGAATCAACCCTCAATATTAATTACGACATTGCAGTTCTTATTCTCACAATAATCGTAGCTGCATATGTAATCACAGGCGGGCTTATCGCTGTTATGTACACCGATGCCCTTCAGGGAACTCTCATGTTTATTGGCATGATATTCCTGCTGGTATTCACATATATCAAAATGGGAGGAGTCACTGCAGCCCACTCCGCACTTACAGCTATGAACGACCTTGTTCCTGAAAGCCTCGCAGCCGGAGGACACCTGGGCTGGACATCCATGCCCGCATTCGGCACACCCATATGGTGGACACTGGTATCAACCCTTGTACTTGGCGTGGGAATCGGAGTAGTTGCACAGCCACAGCTTGCAGTCAGGTTCATGACAGTAAAGAACGACACAGCACTTAACAGGGCTGTACTCGTTGGTGGTCCTTTCATTCTCATGATGACAGGAGTAGCCTTCACAGTTGGCGCACTTTCAAATGCGTACTTCTATGACACGCTGGGGCAAATATCAGTTGTCGTTGCAGGAGGGAACACAGACCTCATCATGCCGGAATTCATCAACAGTGCAATGCCAGATACTTTTGTAGTTCTGTTCATGCTGACCCTGCTGGCAGCGGCGATGTCAACCCTCAGTTCACAGTTCCACACAATGGGAACCTCAATAGGACATGACTTTTATCGTGAATTCATCAAAAAGGGAGAGCTTGGCCAGACCATCAACATAACAAGAGCAGCAATAGCATTCACAATCCTTGCAAGTGTTATACTGGCATATGTACTTCCAATCAGTATTATCGCCCGTGCAACAGCAATATTCTTCGGACTTTGTGCAGCAGCATTCCTGCCAATGTACACTGGAGCTCTTTTCTGGAAACGTATGACAAAGGAAGGTGCAGTTGCAAGCCTGCTTGTCGGTACTTTCAGCAGTCTGTTCTGGCTTACATTTGTGCATAAATCAGAAGCAGTGCCACTGGGAATCAGTAAGGCAATCTTTGGTGTTGACACCATACTCACAGGGACCTGGACAGTTGTAGATCCAATACTGGTAGCTACACCAATTGCATTTGTTGTAGCTATTGTTGTCAGTCTCATGACAAAGCCAACACCACAGGAACACCTTGATGTCTGCTATAAGTAA
- a CDS encoding ATP-binding protein: protein MEYSFTDLVNMEELCELMDSLCKDYSISCTIVDPLNTMILFTSGIHSVPCGDENSGMNCLISGDLFSPEDFSFSPVCAEGIKREGNTEYGIDGEHKKNHYCLYKCSHDLAHALLPFVFEGKHIVSVHIGPFIPEHDSGCKGVVGDVPLLSYSEVEMLVSRTGKVLDLLVNAGKLTLKLRECETGLINYEKELSSCRKKLSSFDRMKKELISIFSHEVRTPLSIIKGYNELLYDGILGPVCSEQADALDKSLLSINKLERIVDSLQYIDMDHSAHTYDFLPLNFSDIVETTLMQSARAIKEKNLKLQTEFPENMPSIMGDSKKLFHALSYLLDNAIKFSPAGSTISISARQEQGRLCISIRDNGIGILKEDISRVFEEFYQADSSLTRNYSGVGLGLNICQRIINCHNGNIRVESRMNEGSTFHIDLPLMIPEDNLFYQAD from the coding sequence ATGGAGTATAGCTTTACTGACCTTGTAAATATGGAAGAACTATGTGAACTCATGGATAGTTTGTGCAAGGATTACAGTATATCATGTACTATAGTTGATCCTCTGAATACGATGATTTTGTTCACATCAGGAATTCATTCTGTCCCATGTGGTGATGAAAATAGTGGGATGAACTGTTTAATATCGGGTGATCTGTTTTCTCCGGAAGACTTTTCCTTTTCTCCTGTTTGCGCAGAAGGAATAAAAAGAGAAGGAAATACTGAATATGGAATAGACGGTGAACATAAGAAAAATCATTATTGCTTGTACAAATGCAGCCATGATCTGGCACATGCATTGCTTCCTTTTGTTTTTGAGGGCAAGCATATTGTTTCTGTGCACATTGGCCCGTTCATCCCGGAACATGACTCCGGTTGTAAGGGAGTGGTAGGTGATGTGCCATTACTCTCATATTCTGAAGTGGAGATGCTTGTATCGCGTACAGGAAAGGTCCTTGATTTGCTTGTGAATGCCGGCAAGCTTACTTTAAAACTCAGGGAATGTGAAACAGGTCTTATCAATTATGAAAAAGAACTTTCTTCCTGCCGGAAAAAACTTAGTTCTTTTGATCGGATGAAAAAGGAACTTATATCCATATTCAGTCATGAAGTCAGAACTCCTCTTTCCATTATTAAAGGTTACAATGAACTTCTCTATGATGGCATCCTGGGTCCGGTCTGCAGTGAGCAGGCCGATGCTCTTGACAAATCTCTTCTTAGCATTAACAAACTTGAAAGGATTGTTGACTCTCTGCAGTATATTGATATGGATCACTCTGCTCACACATATGATTTCCTTCCCCTGAACTTCTCTGATATTGTGGAAACAACTTTAATGCAGTCCGCACGTGCAATAAAAGAAAAGAATCTGAAGTTACAGACAGAATTTCCTGAAAACATGCCATCCATTATGGGTGACAGTAAAAAGCTTTTCCATGCATTGAGTTATCTGCTGGACAATGCAATAAAATTCTCTCCGGCAGGCAGTACAATATCCATATCTGCCCGTCAGGAACAGGGTCGTTTGTGCATAAGTATCAGAGACAATGGAATAGGTATCCTCAAAGAGGATATTTCCCGGGTATTTGAGGAATTCTATCAGGCCGACAGTTCATTGACGAGAAATTATTCAGGTGTAGGTCTGGGACTTAATATCTGTCAGAGGATTATAAATTGTCACAACGGGAATATCCGGGTGGAGAGCAGAATGAATGAAGGATCGACCTTCCATATCGATTTGCCACTAATGATTCCAGAGGATAATTTGTTTTATCAGGCTGACTGA
- a CDS encoding metal-dependent hydrolase, whose translation MDNFVLTWLGHSCFRIDVAGTMVLIDPFITGNPSAKVKADELYPDIIAVTHGHNDHLGDTVEIAKRTGCTVVCIHELSKYLKSKDAKTEGMNIGGTVKIGDLSFTMTDARHSSSIDEAGREIDGGRAAGFIIKAGERSVYHAGDTGLFGDMELISRLYSPDVAILPIGGRYTMGPEDAALAVEMLRPKTVVPMHYNTFGVISQDPQVFAGYVKTVSDADVIIMEIDCPVFL comes from the coding sequence ATGGATAATTTTGTACTTACCTGGCTTGGTCATTCCTGTTTCAGGATAGATGTGGCAGGTACCATGGTTTTGATTGATCCTTTCATAACAGGAAATCCGTCGGCAAAAGTCAAAGCAGATGAACTTTACCCGGATATTATCGCAGTTACTCACGGACATAACGATCATCTGGGCGATACTGTGGAGATTGCTAAAAGAACAGGGTGCACAGTGGTTTGCATACATGAACTGTCTAAGTACCTGAAATCAAAAGATGCGAAAACCGAAGGTATGAATATAGGCGGGACAGTAAAGATCGGGGACCTGAGTTTCACAATGACAGATGCCAGGCATTCTTCTTCCATTGATGAGGCAGGAAGGGAGATTGATGGTGGCAGAGCTGCCGGATTTATCATAAAGGCAGGTGAAAGATCAGTATACCATGCAGGAGACACGGGTCTTTTTGGTGATATGGAGCTAATTTCCAGGCTTTATAGCCCTGATGTTGCAATTCTTCCGATCGGAGGCCGCTATACCATGGGCCCTGAAGACGCCGCACTGGCTGTGGAGATGTTGCGCCCCAAAACGGTTGTACCAATGCATTACAATACCTTTGGTGTTATCTCTCAGGACCCACAGGTTTTTGCGGGTTATGTAAAAACAGTGTCTGATGCAGATGTAATTATTATGGAAATTGACTGCCCCGTGTTTTTATAA